GCACGGGAGTACGGTGGGCTCCcccaagagagagagagagaggacctGTGAGAAAACAGCGTCGGACCACGGGCGCGGCCCAACACGGATCCGCGGGCGGCCGAGATAGAAAGCAGGTACCGCACGGACGGACCGTCCGACAATTTAATAACTCGATTCGCCCGCCTTGCGAGCAGGGCCGGCAGGCGGCAATCAAATCAAGCCCCGCCGCGCCGAATGCTGCCCATCCGTCCGATTCGCGTACGACGACGCGACTGCCGGTCCTAtccatctattttttttctgcCTTTCAATATTTGCGATAAATGACGTCGGGTGTTTGGAAACAGTGACAGGATATTTAATACTCcctcgttccaaattataagtcattccaactttcttggagagtcaaatatttttatgtttgactaaaattatagagaaaatcacaaaaaattatggcatcgaatagatatattatgaaaatatatttaatgaagaaactaatggtacctatttgatatcatgaatgttagcactttattgtataaatttggtcaaacttgagatgttttgactctccaagaaagttggaatgacttataatttggaacggagggagtactaattaggagtgttaAATATAATctagttataaaactaattgcacatatggagtctaattcgcgagacgaatttattaagcctatttagtacatgatttgacaatgtagcgctacagtaaccatttgctaatgatggattaattaggcttaatggatttaTCTatttctgcagttagttttataattagttcatgtttaatccttctaattagtgtccgaacatccgatgtgacgctTCTAAAGTTTTgtatctcgtatccaaacaccccttagatCTACATCAAACCCAAACGGTCCTCTCCCACACCCAAATGGTCATCTCCCCACGGGGCTCACCTTgttgattcaacattttgaaaaaaaaattaatccaACCTTTTCCAATATTttttattcaacatttttcggTGAGCCATCATCAAATGGACTTTCAGTAGTCATGCGCATGGTCGCTGCGCTGGCCTGCTACAGTAGGCTTTCGTGATCTTTACAGGTAGTCATGAAGCTACGTCACTATTATACATCCTCCACGATATGCCACCAGCCGGTCTGCGTCTGCTTCCTGGCCCGTGCGATTTGTCGCGGagccctgccgctgccggcgtgCCACTGACTGGTTCGGAGTCGGAGGAGCAGAGCCTGCCACTGCCAGCGTGGGGACGGGCAAGCCAGCCGGGGATCGCGCGCCATGTGATGTGACCAGGCAACCAGCTCTGCAGCTCCGGCGCGGTCCCTACTTCCCCTGCTTTCCGCGCACGCCGCGCGGCGCGATCGGTCGGATTCTCGGTATTCTCTTTGGGCCTTGGCTCACAGCGCACGCCGAGAGGGTGTGGGCCTGTGGGGCGGCGGCATGGTGGCAGGCTGGGCCGTGGGCTCGGCACGATCGCTGGCCTAACCTGAAAACGATTTGGGCTAGGCCCAGACCTTCTCTTATGCGATCGGCCTCTTCAGCTTTCCGCTActggggtttttttttttgataagggCTTTCCGCTACTGGTTGTGGTTGGCCACTCTCCCCTCCTGCCCCTTCCtgacctgctgctgctgacttGGAATTCCTTTCGCTTCCCACTGCAATCCACCGCTGCagattttcccctctcttttCGTGCACGCTCATCCCAGAGTGGACTTGGAAATCGTCAAATTATTATTTACCGAGTACGAATTCGCTCACGAAGTACACACACAGTGAATCCGCATTGACCGATTAGGTCAAAAGGTCAATTGCAACAGCCCAACCACTTCCGGAGCTAACCGCTGATGCAGCATGGGTTTGGATTGACGAATTGGACCTCCATTTCAAAAGCATTTGGCAAGTAGTTGCCGAGCCTCACTGTTTTCCCAACCATCTTTTGAATCCGTGAACCACCTCCAACAAATCTCCAACAAACCCCATGCACATGAGCACATCCGAAAGCTTCCTGCTCACGCTCGCGCGGAGCAGCCCGGCATCATTAACTCCTTACCATCCCCTTGCACATCAGTTGCAAATGTCCAAGCACTGAGTAGCGTAGCAGAGCAGTGTGCGGCAACGAGCGCAGTGTAGCGGTGGCACGCACACGTCGCCACGCGAATCGGCGTCGCCATGGGAGCGCCGGAGGCGGACAAGAAgaaggtggaggagaagaagaaggtggaggtGAAGACGGCCATGTACAAGGTGTACGTCCACTGCGGCCAGTGCGCGCGCGACATCCAGACGCAGTTCACCGAGTTCCAAGGTGCGTAGTGCTTGTACTACTGCTGCGGTGCTTGCGATTATGATGACCTCTTCCTGCCAACTTTAATTATGCTCCGAATATGGACGGGCACATGGATCGACAGGGGTTGAGGAGGTGAAGCTGGACGCTAAGGCAGGGAAGGTGACAGTGAAGGGCGTCGGCTTCGACGTCGAGAAGCTCAGGAAGAAAGTCGAGAAGGGTTGCAGGAAGAAGGTCGAGCTGATTGTTCCTCCCAAAAAGGACGACGTCGTCATTGAGGTCAAGAAAAAGGAGGAGGTAAATGGCATCGATCGATCTCTGATAATGATGCAACATAAATACCTATGCTGTAATTAAGCTGTATCAGATCAAGAGctcttctgaattctgatgtgTTGGGGTTTCCATGATATCTCTAGAGCATTTCTTTTGCCTAATCATGCAGGAGTTGAAGATCATCACAGTAAAGGTTCCCTTGCATTGCCCCGATTGTGCAGTAAGGGTCAAAGAGATTCTGCTGGAGCACAAGAGTAATCTCTATCTCTCTGACAGTTCCTCTATCTCTATATAATCGATCCAAGTAAACCTGTACTTGCATGATCCCATTATTTGGCACATGCTCATGTTAATATACTGATGAAGGTATCTATGCGGCCAAGACGGACCACACCAAGAACACCTGCACCGTCGAGGGCGTCATCGACGAGAAGAAGCTGGTCGAGTATATCTACCAGAGGACGCGGAAGGGGGCTGTCGTCGACAAGATCGAGAAGAAGGTGATCATcaaggaggagaaggtcgaGGTGAAGAAAGAGGTGAAGAAAGatgagaagaaagaggagaagaaggaggtcaAGAAAGAGGAGAAGAAGGTCACGGAGGTCGTCGCCCCCTACTTCATCCCCTGCACGCACCCGCGGTTCGTCGACTTCTCGCACCCGttccaccgcggcggcggcggcggctacggtTCGCCGTGCGGCGATGGGGGTTACGGCtacggcggctgcggcgggtaCCCGTACGGTGTCAGCTACACGCACTCCGAGCTCACAGGATACCGTGACACGGCGTTCTTGCACTGCACACACCCAAATGAGTTCATCAGCGAGGAGAACCCGTATGCGTGCTCTGTGATGTAGAATTTTCTTTGCAGGTGGATTCATGTCTCGAGAATAAATGTAACACTAAGAACAATATAATATCGATAGCTCAAATTTTGCTTCAGCTCAGACGATTGGTTATTTTATTATTTAGCTTGCACTATTACGTATGCAACGTATCTGAAGTCTCATTTAGTTCAGTAACCAGCTAGGGAACTTGCACCTTCTTCCAAGTGCACATTTCAGGATTTCAGGGTGAAATGTTAATTGACTGATACCCATGCATCAGCAAGCGCAACATTTTGAAATCGGGAAATTGTTGCGCCTTATTAAGACCTTAATGAGAAATGCTTGGGCATTGAAACTGATTCGATCGCTTTAGAACTTAACTCTGTCCATTTAGTTCAATGCAACATTTGATAGTATCTATTGTGTAGATATGAAAGTAACAACTTTGTCTAGCTAGTTTACTTGCTTATTTATCAATAACAAACTAAGGGAAAATGCAATCAGAGGCTAGCTCCGATCAATCAGCTTGCTTTTAATTTGTAAACATGCTTTCACTTAGGTTCGTCATAACTCCTAATTAAATGGAGCACATGGTAATATCAGCAACTACAGATAAATTCTGTTATAACCTATATACATGTCATTAAGTTAGTAGTAAAAATTAGGGTGAGATTATTTTCTAACTGCTTGAAACCatcttttataaaaaaatcatcACCAATCATAAAGCCCTCGAGTCAAATCCAACCACCTGAATTTATAAGTAGTTGGGTGTTGATTCTAACTGAAAATTAAAGCAAGTTGGTTTCAGGCACTTGAAAATAACAAAACTGTTAGGAAAGGATTAAAAACAGATCTGATAAGAGTATTTATTGCAGTGATGAGAGCTCACAATATATAGTTTCCTATCACCGAGTAGAGTTTTTAGAAACATTTTAATACTCAATTCACGCACATGTTCACAACAAAGGGTGTCAAGTAGTTCAATCTATTGGATTAAAGAAGAAACTGTTTCATCAATAGATATATGTGCAGAGATTCATGGGAACAACTTGAGAACAAGAGCGATTATCAACACATGAACATACAAAGAGATGGCATAGAACAATATGATACCCACAGACAGCTGGACTGGCCAGATAAGTAAAAGACCAAAAATAGTACTATTAGAGCTCGCAGAAATTAGATCTTCTTTACAGGAAAAGGATGATCAGTGGTTAATTAGCAGCCTTCAATATTTTTCAGTTGTTCCATTTCCATAAACAGAGTTCACGCAATAGAAGGCATATATACTACATACGTGCATAGAAATttcatgttgtttttcttctggtTTATTTGTCCTTAAACAGGTAATAACGAGCTGTAAATTCAACACAAGTACTAGAAATTGGATACAGTTTTAAGAGCTCGGCAGAGT
This portion of the Setaria viridis chromosome 7, Setaria_viridis_v4.0, whole genome shotgun sequence genome encodes:
- the LOC117862715 gene encoding heavy metal-associated isoprenylated plant protein 4 translates to MGAPEADKKKVEEKKKVEVKTAMYKVYVHCGQCARDIQTQFTEFQGVEEVKLDAKAGKVTVKGVGFDVEKLRKKVEKGCRKKVELIVPPKKDDVVIEVKKKEEELKIITVKVPLHCPDCAVRVKEILLEHKSIYAAKTDHTKNTCTVEGVIDEKKLVEYIYQRTRKGAVVDKIEKKVIIKEEKVEVKKEVKKDEKKEEKKEVKKEEKKVTEVVAPYFIPCTHPRFVDFSHPFHRGGGGGYGSPCGDGGYGYGGCGGYPYGVSYTHSELTGYRDTAFLHCTHPNEFISEENPYACSVM